From Hippea alviniae EP5-r, one genomic window encodes:
- the hemA gene encoding glutamyl-tRNA reductase, whose protein sequence is MKSITLIGTNHNYSPLEIREKLAFDNDKLNVELERLKSLGLDEVMILSTCNRVEILYVSASDKKEEIIRFLSDYSKIGIDELKGYLYVKEDIDAIRHVFEVASGLDSMIIGEPQILGQLKEAYKWSVEFSTSGATLNRIMRKAFHCAKVVRSKTDISKGAISFAYAGLLKIKELVSLKDKRVVNIGVSEMNRLACEHFSEHGARIEAFVNRTVENAKELAERYKAELYSLDNLKEALRKADIVITSTASKEPIIKDEHLPKDREIFILDLAVPPDTDKSVKKLNNVKLFLIDDLKEIVKQSIEYRKKQAELARDIIEEEIEAYKAYVESLDYDEVIKQIRQTAERIRKLELYKFKKIYKNKVDDEILDGVDKLTKALLSKVLHQPTMNIKSFLNHPEGDLYIELLRRLFNLSSSRKDIRCFFSEHSE, encoded by the coding sequence ATGAAAAGTATCACTTTAATTGGCACAAATCACAACTACTCCCCGCTTGAGATAAGAGAGAAATTAGCCTTTGATAACGATAAGTTGAATGTTGAACTTGAGAGATTAAAGTCATTAGGCCTTGATGAAGTGATGATTCTTTCAACATGCAATAGGGTTGAGATTCTGTATGTCTCTGCTTCTGATAAAAAGGAAGAGATTATCAGATTTTTGTCTGATTATTCCAAGATAGGTATTGATGAGCTAAAAGGTTATCTCTATGTAAAGGAAGATATTGATGCGATAAGACATGTGTTTGAAGTTGCAAGCGGGCTTGATTCGATGATTATAGGCGAGCCGCAGATTTTGGGTCAACTAAAGGAAGCCTATAAATGGTCTGTTGAGTTTTCAACCAGTGGTGCAACATTGAACAGGATTATGCGTAAGGCGTTCCACTGTGCAAAGGTTGTGCGCTCAAAAACGGATATCTCTAAGGGTGCGATAAGCTTTGCCTATGCTGGTTTATTAAAAATAAAGGAGCTTGTCAGTCTAAAAGACAAAAGGGTTGTAAATATTGGAGTTTCAGAGATGAATAGGCTCGCATGTGAGCACTTCTCTGAGCATGGTGCACGAATCGAAGCCTTTGTTAATAGGACTGTCGAAAATGCCAAAGAGCTTGCAGAGAGATATAAGGCAGAGCTGTATTCACTGGATAACCTAAAGGAAGCGCTAAGAAAAGCTGATATTGTCATAACATCGACTGCATCAAAAGAGCCTATAATCAAAGATGAGCATCTGCCAAAGGATAGGGAGATTTTTATTCTCGATTTGGCTGTTCCACCAGACACAGATAAAAGCGTTAAGAAGCTGAATAATGTAAAGCTGTTTCTGATTGATGATTTAAAAGAGATAGTTAAGCAGTCTATTGAGTATAGGAAGAAACAGGCTGAGCTTGCAAGGGATATAATAGAAGAAGAAATTGAAGCCTATAAGGCTTATGTTGAGAGTCTCGATTATGACGAAGTTATAAAACAGATAAGACAAACAGCAGAGAGAATTAGAAAGCTTGAGCTTTACAAGTTTAAAAAGATTTATAAAAATAAGGTTGATGATGAGATCTTAGATGGTGTTGATAAACTGACAAAGGCACTTCTGTCAAAGGTTTTACATCAACCAACGATGAATATAAAGTCGTTTTTGAATCATCCAGAAGGAGACCTTTACATAGAGCTTTTAAGGAGACTGTTTAACCTAAGCAGTTCAAGGAAGGATATACGATGTTTCTTCTCAGAACACTCAGAATAG
- the hemC gene encoding hydroxymethylbilane synthase, producing MFLLRTLRIGTRSSKLALWQAEFVAEKLKKLGFKTEIVPIKTEGDRIKKPLYQFGGKGLFVKEIEKILLDKRVDIAVHSLKDMSVFEDEPFDFVVLERDYHQDTFVSFKGNLLELEKPKIGTTSLRRRAEILRIKPDAEFVDLRGNLDTRLSKLKDGEVDGIVVSKSGLMRLDLYDETCMYDLEVITPAAGQGVVAIEFLRDFEFKEQIESLEDKKTRLCIDAERTFVRELNASCNYPIGAHAYFENEEFCMRVMYGFVDDLKKVIRYLRCDRSMLFVLADVMDYVKKKVKEYESRNK from the coding sequence ATGTTTCTTCTCAGAACACTCAGAATAGGCACGCGCTCATCGAAGCTTGCCCTATGGCAGGCTGAGTTTGTTGCAGAAAAGCTAAAAAAACTTGGTTTTAAAACCGAGATAGTGCCGATTAAGACAGAAGGCGATAGGATTAAAAAGCCCTTATATCAGTTTGGCGGCAAGGGTCTGTTTGTTAAAGAGATAGAGAAAATCCTGCTTGATAAAAGGGTTGATATAGCCGTTCATAGTTTGAAGGATATGAGTGTTTTTGAAGATGAGCCGTTTGATTTTGTGGTTTTAGAAAGGGATTATCATCAGGATACATTTGTGAGCTTTAAGGGTAATCTGTTGGAGCTTGAAAAACCCAAGATTGGCACGACTTCCTTAAGAAGAAGGGCTGAGATTTTAAGGATTAAGCCTGATGCTGAGTTTGTTGATTTGCGTGGCAACCTTGACACGCGCTTGAGTAAGCTAAAAGATGGTGAAGTCGATGGTATTGTTGTTTCAAAGAGCGGTTTAATGAGATTAGATTTATACGATGAGACTTGTATGTATGATTTGGAAGTTATAACACCTGCTGCAGGACAGGGTGTTGTTGCGATTGAGTTTCTGCGTGATTTTGAGTTTAAAGAGCAGATTGAATCTTTGGAAGATAAAAAGACAAGGTTGTGCATAGATGCAGAAAGGACATTTGTCAGAGAACTCAATGCAAGCTGCAACTATCCAATTGGTGCTCATGCCTATTTTGAAAATGAAGAGTTCTGCATGCGTGTTATGTATGGCTTTGTTGACGATTTGAAAAAGGTTATAAGATATTTAAGGTGTGATAGAAGTATGCTGTTTGTTTTGGCTGATGTAATGGATTATGTTAAGAAGAAGGTGAAAGAGTATGAGAGTAGGAATAAGTAA
- a CDS encoding uroporphyrinogen-III synthase, with amino-acid sequence MRVGISKSLPLKLTPVFDSVWFDNDLDRKYLLKACKIDKENYSAFLTHDVDSADISIETKLKPFYKAKVLFSANREDLIRYTQMFDEIFDIHPVYSMKFEGIEFMVESKVDWVVFTSKRAVEFFFKRVGVRYLCDKRMAAIGDKTAQALIEKGFRLDYVPGDFYGEALVEFLKDKGRLLIITAEKYNKIYDELDNVLVVPAYRNVIPEEIGYFKPEGEFDFGLFSSPSAFWHLKEAFGSYDFAKKIKRIIAIGKTTKSYIESCGFEAEIPEKAGIDEMFKYILGE; translated from the coding sequence ATGAGAGTAGGAATAAGTAAGAGTTTGCCTTTAAAATTGACACCGGTTTTTGACTCTGTCTGGTTTGATAATGATTTGGATAGAAAGTATCTGCTTAAGGCATGTAAAATTGACAAAGAAAACTATAGTGCCTTTTTGACGCATGATGTTGATTCGGCCGATATCTCAATCGAGACTAAGCTTAAGCCTTTTTACAAAGCAAAGGTGCTGTTTAGTGCGAATAGGGAAGATTTGATTAGATACACACAGATGTTTGATGAGATATTCGATATACACCCGGTTTATTCTATGAAGTTTGAAGGGATTGAGTTTATGGTGGAGAGCAAGGTTGACTGGGTTGTCTTTACAAGCAAAAGGGCTGTTGAGTTTTTCTTTAAAAGAGTCGGCGTTAGATATCTGTGCGATAAGAGAATGGCAGCAATAGGCGATAAAACGGCTCAGGCTTTAATAGAGAAGGGTTTTAGGTTGGATTATGTGCCGGGTGATTTTTACGGTGAAGCGTTGGTTGAGTTTTTGAAGGATAAGGGCAGATTGCTTATTATTACGGCTGAGAAGTATAACAAGATTTATGATGAGCTCGATAATGTGTTGGTTGTGCCTGCTTATAGGAATGTGATACCCGAAGAGATAGGCTATTTCAAGCCAGAAGGTGAGTTTGATTTTGGTCTGTTTAGTTCTCCATCTGCGTTCTGGCATCTGAAAGAAGCATTCGGCAGCTATGATTTTGCAAAGAAGATAAAAAGGATTATAGCAATAGGTAAAACGACAAAGTCATACATAGAGTCGTGTGGCTTTGAAGCAGAAATACCCGAAAAGGCGGGTATAGATGAGATGTTTAAATACATATTGGGGGAGTGA
- a CDS encoding transketolase encodes MGEFDNLERIARDLRKDILIMLNKAGSGHSGGSLSVLDILVALYFGGIMNYDPENPEWEDRDRLVLSKGHACPALYAVLAKAGFFEKGLLWTLRKLGSPLQGHPDSKKLKGIDAATGSLGNGITQAVGMALAGKVLKKRYKVFCVMGDGELQEGVVWEAFMAANHYKLNNLIVIIDYNGLQIDGAVANVMNINPLKDKLEAFGFRTYEIGGHVYKNLIDTLTTAKRNALSPTAIIARTVKGYGVSFMANRVEYHGVAPTDEELKKALKELDNGV; translated from the coding sequence ATGGGAGAGTTTGACAATCTTGAGAGAATTGCACGGGATTTAAGAAAAGATATTCTGATAATGTTGAACAAGGCTGGCAGTGGTCATTCTGGCGGCTCATTAAGTGTGCTTGATATACTCGTTGCACTCTATTTTGGCGGAATAATGAACTATGACCCTGAGAATCCAGAGTGGGAAGACAGAGACAGGCTTGTTTTATCAAAGGGTCATGCCTGTCCTGCTTTGTATGCAGTTTTAGCCAAAGCTGGGTTTTTTGAGAAGGGTTTGTTGTGGACTTTGAGAAAACTCGGCTCGCCACTTCAGGGTCATCCAGACTCAAAAAAGCTAAAGGGTATAGATGCAGCAACTGGCTCACTTGGAAACGGCATAACGCAGGCTGTTGGTATGGCTTTGGCTGGTAAAGTGTTGAAGAAGAGATATAAAGTCTTTTGCGTTATGGGTGATGGTGAGCTGCAGGAAGGTGTTGTTTGGGAAGCATTTATGGCTGCCAATCATTATAAGCTGAATAATTTGATAGTGATTATTGATTATAACGGTTTGCAGATTGATGGTGCTGTCGCAAATGTGATGAACATAAACCCGCTTAAGGATAAACTTGAAGCGTTTGGCTTTAGGACATACGAGATAGGCGGGCATGTGTATAAAAACCTTATTGATACGCTGACGACGGCAAAGAGAAACGCACTCTCGCCAACAGCTATCATAGCAAGGACAGTTAAGGGATATGGCGTATCGTTTATGGCTAATAGGGTTGAGTATCATGGTGTTGCACCGACAGATGAAGAGCTAAAAAAGGCGTTAAAGGAGCTTGACAATGGAGTTTAA
- a CDS encoding transketolase family protein has product MEFKATREAYGKALVELGEKNEKVVVLDADLSGSTKSKEFQKVFENRFFNMGIAEANMAGVAAGMALSGLRPYASSFAVFITGRAFEIVRQSICYQNLHVVLCGSHSGISVGEDGGSHQSVCDIALMRALPNMKVVVPADYNETYLAVLESINWDGPVYIRTSRAKSPVFINKEKFELGRFDVLKEGDNLTLVACGMMVHLALEVSKLLEKNGIKAEVINASSIKPLDEETLFNSAKKTNLVITIEEHSIIGGLGSAVSEFLSENLPTRVKRIGLNDVFGESGSKDDLFCKYGFTKEKLTEEIKKTLKV; this is encoded by the coding sequence ATGGAGTTTAAAGCGACAAGGGAAGCATACGGAAAGGCATTAGTTGAATTAGGAGAAAAAAATGAGAAAGTTGTTGTTCTTGATGCTGATTTGAGTGGTTCAACGAAATCAAAAGAGTTTCAAAAGGTGTTTGAAAATAGATTCTTTAATATGGGAATAGCCGAAGCAAATATGGCTGGTGTTGCAGCCGGCATGGCTCTTTCGGGTTTAAGACCTTATGCTTCTTCATTTGCCGTTTTTATTACGGGCAGGGCGTTTGAGATTGTAAGACAGTCCATCTGTTATCAAAACCTGCATGTTGTTTTGTGTGGTTCCCATTCGGGTATCAGTGTTGGTGAAGATGGCGGCTCTCATCAATCTGTTTGTGATATAGCACTTATGAGAGCTTTGCCGAATATGAAGGTTGTTGTGCCGGCAGATTATAACGAGACATATTTGGCTGTGCTTGAAAGCATTAATTGGGATGGGCCTGTCTATATCAGAACATCTCGTGCAAAATCGCCTGTTTTTATAAACAAAGAGAAGTTTGAACTTGGCAGGTTTGATGTACTTAAAGAAGGTGATAATTTAACGCTTGTTGCGTGTGGCATGATGGTTCACCTTGCTTTGGAAGTCTCCAAGCTGCTTGAAAAGAACGGCATAAAAGCTGAAGTTATAAACGCATCTTCCATAAAGCCGTTGGATGAAGAGACGCTATTCAATTCGGCTAAAAAGACAAACCTTGTGATAACAATTGAAGAACACTCCATAATAGGTGGTTTGGGTTCTGCTGTTAGTGAGTTTTTGTCTGAAAACCTGCCAACGAGAGTCAAGCGTATAGGTTTAAATGATGTGTTTGGTGAGTCTGGCTCAAAAGATGACCTGTTCTGCAAATATGGGTTTACAAAGGAGAAGTTAACAGAAGAGATAAAGAAAACCTTGAAGGTGTAA
- a CDS encoding DNA-methyltransferase — translation MQVWSVLEGLKIINADFLNVDIEPATVDLIITSPPYNVGIEYNTHDDETSYDEYLRWTEKWLSKAFDVLKEDGRLCLNIPLDKNKNGQQSVYADITTIAKSVGFKYHSTIIWNEGNISRRTAWGSWLSASAPYVIAPVEVILIMYKRFWKKLNKGDSDITKDEFLEWTNGLWTFSGESKKRVGHPAPFPVELPKRCIKLFSYVGDLVLDPFLGSGSTLIAAYKLNRKAIGVEIDEGYFKLAIDRVSKECSLYRKMLWK, via the coding sequence ATGCAGGTTTGGTCTGTTTTAGAAGGTTTAAAGATTATAAATGCTGATTTTTTAAATGTTGATATAGAGCCTGCAACTGTTGACCTTATAATAACTTCACCGCCTTATAATGTTGGAATTGAGTATAACACTCATGATGATGAAACATCTTACGATGAGTATTTAAGATGGACTGAAAAATGGTTGTCAAAGGCTTTTGATGTTTTAAAAGAAGATGGGCGGTTGTGTCTAAATATTCCGCTTGATAAAAACAAGAATGGTCAGCAGAGTGTTTATGCCGATATAACGACTATAGCTAAAAGTGTGGGTTTTAAATATCACTCAACAATAATATGGAACGAAGGGAATATATCGAGAAGAACAGCATGGGGAAGCTGGCTTTCTGCGTCTGCTCCTTATGTGATAGCTCCTGTGGAAGTTATATTGATTATGTATAAAAGGTTTTGGAAGAAGTTAAATAAAGGCGATTCCGATATAACAAAGGATGAGTTTTTGGAGTGGACAAACGGTCTGTGGACATTTTCTGGCGAGAGTAAAAAAAGAGTGGGTCATCCTGCTCCATTTCCTGTTGAGTTGCCAAAAAGGTGTATAAAGCTGTTTAGTTATGTGGGAGATTTGGTTTTAGACCCATTTTTGGGTAGTGGCTCTACGCTTATTGCTGCATATAAGTTAAACAGAAAGGCAATAGGTGTGGAGATAGATGAAGGCTATTTTAAGTTGGCAATTGATAGGGTATCAAAAGAGTGCTCTCTTTATAGGAAGATGTTATGGAAATAG
- a CDS encoding BsaWI family type II restriction enzyme, translated as MEIDGISEILESEKKSYLNKKIDEYIKKGFSSEESVNRANQSWRTYIGFRVQKIIFELLKREIDDSFVGIISDKELLKSHLEEEYQKVKRKLAIDYGQYLFLPDADIILYKRCKKVNDIEIIAVVSVKNSFRERGFETAYWKLKLTQSSITSRIVMFLATPDKDGEISYRVHKRNPRKMRIILEHELDGIYFLKSDFEKTEKAKHFSEMIRDLKRLIKTVDC; from the coding sequence ATGGAAATAGATGGTATATCCGAGATTTTAGAAAGTGAAAAGAAGAGTTATTTAAACAAAAAGATTGATGAGTATATTAAAAAGGGTTTTTCAAGTGAAGAGTCCGTTAATAGAGCAAACCAATCATGGAGAACATATATCGGTTTTAGAGTTCAGAAGATTATATTTGAGCTGTTAAAGAGAGAGATTGATGATTCATTTGTTGGTATAATATCCGATAAAGAGCTGCTTAAAAGTCATTTAGAAGAAGAGTATCAAAAGGTTAAAAGAAAGCTTGCTATAGATTATGGGCAGTATCTGTTTTTGCCAGATGCTGATATAATTCTTTACAAAAGATGCAAAAAAGTTAATGATATTGAGATTATAGCCGTTGTGTCGGTTAAAAATTCCTTTAGAGAAAGGGGCTTTGAAACTGCCTATTGGAAATTAAAACTAACACAATCTTCTATCACATCAAGGATTGTTATGTTTTTAGCAACACCTGATAAAGATGGTGAAATATCTTACAGGGTGCACAAAAGGAACCCGAGAAAGATGAGAATAATTTTGGAGCATGAGCTTGACGGTATATATTTCTTAAAGAGCGATTTTGAAAAGACAGAGAAGGCGAAGCATTTTAGCGAGATGATTAGAGATTTAAAAAGGCTAATAAAAACAGTTGATTGTTGA
- a CDS encoding cell division ATP-binding protein FtsE, with translation MVEFIDVNKSYNRRVIFKNLNFRIAQGRINQIILPQSAGKSTILKMIYGAEKPDSGFVRVFDFNVGDLNYSGILLLRRYLGIIFEDIRLISTMTVKENLQAITKLTKRNLYLSEEIFDILSIGHLLDKYPQELSISEQSLVNIARGVIYNFPLVIADEPLRYLSEHYRRKVIHLFKRLNEKKGITFLIATLNSIDDEFFTIEINNETA, from the coding sequence ATGGTTGAGTTTATTGATGTAAACAAAAGCTATAACAGGCGTGTTATATTTAAAAATTTGAACTTTAGAATCGCTCAAGGCAGGATAAATCAGATAATACTGCCACAGTCTGCAGGCAAAAGCACAATTCTAAAGATGATTTATGGTGCAGAGAAGCCAGATAGTGGGTTTGTGCGGGTGTTTGATTTTAATGTGGGTGATTTGAATTACTCAGGCATCCTTCTGCTTAGAAGATATTTAGGCATTATATTTGAAGATATAAGGCTTATCTCAACAATGACAGTCAAGGAGAACCTGCAGGCTATAACGAAACTGACAAAGAGAAACCTGTATCTGTCAGAAGAGATATTTGACATACTTTCGATTGGTCATCTGCTTGACAAGTATCCGCAGGAGTTATCCATTAGCGAACAGTCGCTTGTCAATATTGCCCGTGGTGTTATATACAACTTTCCGTTGGTTATAGCAGATGAGCCTTTGAGATATCTCTCTGAGCATTACAGGAGAAAGGTTATTCACCTGTTTAAAAGATTAAACGAGAAGAAGGGTATAACATTTCTGATTGCAACGCTGAATTCGATAGACGATGAGTTTTTTACCATAGAGATAAACAATGAGACGGCGTGA
- a CDS encoding cell division protein FtsX: MRRRDNVKVALFFIFVSFVLTMSILMSIFFALNAYVEQKKSQTPLFVFVKPEASAEEVNALINQIELKKGVRKVKLIDKDKAFNEMIKKFSIDKNLFSRNPFPYSIEVFFIPSFTTESYFNQFALSLNSDIVDAVKYPKGVLAEISSLHERLIYFSEVVVGVLYAVEFIVFLSIMTIFYSHRKFDYDTLKFFGIKRFIIFRMFLKDTIVPAVWGFLFSVVVIVAIYFVYDKYGDIPYISKELFKSSQKSTFALNILIGFLFTFVSSLIVFVFNDEKV, translated from the coding sequence ATGAGACGGCGTGATAATGTAAAGGTTGCACTTTTCTTCATATTTGTTTCGTTTGTCTTAACGATGAGTATCTTGATGAGCATCTTTTTTGCATTAAACGCCTATGTTGAGCAGAAAAAAAGCCAGACGCCACTGTTTGTCTTTGTAAAACCTGAAGCTTCAGCAGAAGAAGTCAATGCTCTCATAAACCAGATAGAGCTAAAAAAGGGCGTGCGTAAAGTAAAGCTGATAGACAAAGATAAGGCATTCAACGAGATGATTAAGAAGTTCTCCATAGATAAAAACCTATTCAGTAGAAATCCGTTTCCTTACTCGATTGAAGTTTTCTTTATACCTTCGTTTACAACGGAGTCTTACTTTAATCAGTTTGCCCTTTCGTTGAACTCTGATATTGTTGATGCCGTTAAGTATCCAAAGGGCGTTTTGGCAGAGATTAGCTCCCTGCATGAAAGACTTATTTACTTTTCTGAAGTTGTTGTCGGAGTTTTGTATGCTGTTGAGTTTATTGTCTTTTTGTCCATTATGACGATATTTTACTCCCATCGCAAGTTCGATTACGATACGCTTAAATTCTTCGGTATAAAGCGGTTTATTATCTTTAGGATGTTCCTTAAGGATACGATAGTCCCTGCGGTTTGGGGTTTTCTATTCTCTGTTGTCGTTATTGTTGCAATCTACTTTGTTTACGACAAATACGGCGACATTCCATACATCAGCAAGGAGTTGTTTAAAAGTTCCCAAAAAAGCACATTTGCCTTAAATATACTCATCGGTTTTCTGTTTACTTTCGTCTCATCGCTTATCGTTTTCGTTTTCAATGATGAAAAGGTTTAG
- a CDS encoding murein hydrolase activator EnvC family protein, whose translation MMKRFSFFILFLILLNPICGYSANKKAIEEKLKSISETIKQRKEDYNKIRSQYLTILKQISNTDKRITFLKSKIKRTKRDLDLLNKKIATLKKEIDKVSLDLERQKEKLYRELVSYYEYSKVSNYYAKGVWYSYMNRFITSYMQQKIKNYISKREYLKERIAKLNAYMVQKQKIMEKIKSQQRDLDTQKATLSKLAEMAENKKKQYLAEIQQLTKQRENLKELLKKIIEEEKKKRESRKLKVVQKVNPKLVEKEFKALAHKIKPPVYGKVVAYFGRKYDPVFKVYTRNDGIDIRAKKGSCIRTIAYGKVGFVGDLPGYGGVVIINHLNGYYTVYAGLKSSLRVGQIVKAYQCIGRLSSTKLHFEIRRHATPVNPLYFLDRRFLR comes from the coding sequence ATGATGAAAAGGTTTAGTTTTTTTATACTTTTTTTGATTCTTCTTAATCCGATTTGTGGATATTCAGCAAATAAAAAGGCAATAGAAGAGAAGCTAAAAAGCATCTCCGAGACGATAAAACAGCGAAAGGAAGATTACAACAAGATAAGAAGCCAGTATTTGACGATACTTAAGCAGATTTCAAACACAGACAAAAGGATAACCTTTCTGAAATCAAAAATAAAAAGAACAAAAAGGGACTTAGATTTGCTAAATAAAAAGATAGCAACTTTGAAGAAAGAGATTGACAAGGTGTCTTTAGATTTAGAAAGGCAGAAAGAGAAGCTCTATAGGGAACTTGTTAGCTATTATGAGTATTCGAAGGTGAGCAACTATTATGCCAAGGGTGTCTGGTATAGCTATATGAACAGGTTTATTACTTCGTATATGCAGCAGAAGATAAAGAATTATATCTCAAAAAGGGAGTATCTTAAAGAGAGAATAGCCAAGCTAAATGCGTATATGGTTCAAAAGCAGAAAATTATGGAGAAGATAAAGAGTCAACAGAGAGATTTGGATACGCAGAAAGCAACATTGAGCAAGCTTGCAGAGATGGCAGAGAACAAAAAGAAGCAGTATCTTGCCGAGATACAACAGTTGACAAAGCAGAGAGAGAATCTAAAGGAGCTTCTTAAGAAGATTATAGAAGAAGAGAAGAAAAAGAGAGAAAGCAGAAAGCTTAAGGTTGTCCAGAAGGTAAACCCGAAACTTGTTGAGAAAGAGTTTAAAGCCTTAGCGCATAAAATAAAACCGCCTGTTTATGGTAAGGTTGTGGCTTATTTTGGCAGGAAGTATGACCCTGTTTTTAAGGTTTATACAAGAAACGACGGCATAGATATAAGGGCAAAAAAAGGAAGCTGCATAAGAACCATAGCATACGGCAAGGTTGGGTTTGTTGGTGATTTGCCGGGATATGGTGGTGTTGTTATAATAAACCACTTAAATGGTTACTATACCGTTTATGCTGGACTTAAGAGCTCTTTAAGGGTGGGTCAGATTGTTAAGGCTTATCAGTGCATAGGTAGATTGAGCTCAACAAAACTGCACTTTGAGATAAGGAGACATGCAACGCCAGTCAATCCGTTATATTTTCTTGATAGGAGGTTTTTGAGATGA